The DNA sequence GCCCAGGAATGCGGCCGAGGCCTGTTGGAAAAGCGGCACGACGCGCGTAGCGAAGAGGGTAGCTGCCCTCGCACAGTTCGTAGCGGGGTGGATGGGATTCACAATGTAGAGATCATCAGCCGGCGGCTTGGTGAAGGTCTTCTGCTGCACGTAGTCGATGCCGAGGTGGCGAAAGTCAAACTCGGTCCCATAATACTTGAGGAACCCGGTTAGAAGAACGCCAAtgctccgctgcagctccaccgagaagcggctgcgcacgcagtgctgcaggtACCAGAGGACGAGCAGTGAGATCGGGAAGGAGCCGAGACCGCCGATGCTTGGGTCGTCGAGGCCGCAGTTGTTCACCAGTGCCTTCACGAGCACGATCAGCGGTCGCGCCATCTCGTTGCCTGGCTTACAGAATAGGTTGCACAGGTAGTTGGAAGACACGCAGCCACCCTTCTCGAAGGACATATCCACCTTCACATCATCACGGCGGTGCCGACACTTCACTATCGGCACCCTGGCATGACCAATCCAGGTAATGTGAGTGAATTTTTGGCTCCGCCGCATACGGTCTGCCACAGTGCGAAGAGCAACCGAAAGGGACCCTCTGACTTGCCTCTGCGACGCTAAGCCGGTGGCCGCAGAGGCGATGCTAGACATGGCGCAGAGCAGGTCTTCCCTCATGGCACTAGCGATCTGTTcattgccgctgcgcatgagAACGCAGTCCACGTCACTTGCCGGTATCGTGAGACCGGTGTAGAGACTGCCGTAGATCTCGATATCCATGCCGCTTTGCTGAATTGTGGTGCGGACGTCGTCGATGACGCGTAACTTCGTCTGGCGTTCCTCGGAagtaggagagagacagtAAAGGAGCTCGATCAGCTTTGCGTCCAAAGCGAGGATACATGTGGcgacagaggaggggggcagcagcgacttgAAGACCTCAGAGGAGAACCTTGGCAAGGATGCAAGAACGTGGAAAGGATTCGAGGCTACCGCCACGAGCACTGGGCTGGTCTCCATGCGAGGATGGCGTGCGTCGGGGAGAGAGCTACAGTCGCCATCCTCGTCATCAACTCTACAGTCACTGTCGCGTCTGCGACGCCTACCGTGATGGCTGCGAGCTTGTGAGAGCGGTGTGCTGTGAGTACGGCTTGAGTGTTCCTCCTCACTTTGTTGGTGGTGCGCCAACTGGGAGTGATGCCCACCCGTCACCCTTTCGATGCCGCGACTTGTCGTATGAGGAGAGGGCTTCTTCGTTGTGTTGGCTGACTCCTTCTCAATCTTCTCGTGGTGACGCGTGCGAGCGTGGCGCCCATGCGGAGTTGCCGAGCGTGACCCTCTCGCGGATGCGTGGGGCTTCTTCAGCGCAGCCGGCATTTCGCTGAGACGACTGttgagaaaaggaggaggcgacacACTTTTGCTGCTCGACGAGCCGGTCGAGGGCGCTGGCACGCCAGGCGACAACCGTGTTGAGTGCCTCTCGAGCGCCGGAGGCGAGGAAGATGCACTCACCGTCCGTAGCTGTGAAAAGCCACTGCGCGGCTGGTGCGTGATGGTGCTCTCTATGGCTCGATCAAGAGATGCGAGCTCTGCTGGAGTCATCCACgtaggagagaaaaagaagagagcgaaagaacgGTGAGGctttggtgtgcgtgtgggtgggtgtaggTGTGCATCTGCTTACGCGCATCCATGCACACACGGGCAcacaggaaagaagagagggagtgacagcaggggagggggagaggtcgGGGGAGAGCTAATGCCCATCGACAACTCGGCCTCGTGCGTTGGGAATACTTGTCCCCGTAGGTGCGACTACATGTGGGCAATGCGCGATGAGGTCAGAATGAGATTCACCTCAGTCAACTTtccctcgccgctctccatACTCCTCGTCTCCTCGCGCTggtaccaccaccgccgctgctgttgagcCACCCGCAAGCCTACACTCAAGAGTGGGGGCGTGCAGCAGGCAggcgcagagagacagacagagcgGAAGACTTGACACAGGGTGAGTAAGGGTGGAAAAGGAGCTGACAGGGGAGccggctgcggaggagggaaagtCAAGCAGCCCAGCTTCATTTGGATGGCGATGTtcggaaagaagagggagtaCGTGAATGGGTGGAGTGCCGCATTAGAAATTTCGAAAGAggaagcgcacacacgtccGGTGCGTgagacacagagacagatgcacacacacacacacacgagagcaCGCGTGCAGGACAGTTCGTGTGAAGGACATGTTCAGGTGGCGAGTGGgtagacggagagagaggggggaggggcaggagCAGAAGTAGGAAAAGAGCACGCACAAACGCATCTACGCACCCCTGCGTATACCAGACCACCACAGAGCACTTTCACAGACGAGCGAGCTGTGggcaggggagagagcgcgagaagggaaaaaggatGCAGGCATGTTGAATATCCCATCCCCCGCcggcgcgctgcttcgaGCAACACCCCACATTCGCAGGTAGCGCAGGAAGCacaagcaaaggaaaggagaacgcCGCCTAGCATTACGAGGCACGTTGCCGGGGCGCTCGCTAAACAAAACTAACAAGTGCACGCCTGAGATCAACAACAGGTGATGAAACACGCGTAGAGAGACACTCCTGTACATTCCATTCAGAGGAAAGGTGGGCAAATGAGAGAACtccaaaggagaaaaggaaagtgTGAAGGAGGGAAGCACCTGATGGACAACAATGAACGTGACTCGTccaggagagaggggagggagagttAATGGGAAGGAGCGCAGTACAGGGACGCACTCCCAGTCcgcttcccccaccccttcctcttttaCATGTCCTTCCGGTGTCGCGGGTGTCCTTCATCCACGACATCCCCTTCCTCTACTATCCTTGCAGCTCGGCCCCATTAGCTTGTTTTCGCCTTCTGTTTCGAGGGTACACATGGAGAAGGAACAGCTATGTACATCGACGGCAGCCCGctagcagcagtgcagcgcagcgctcgcCTCGAGCTCAGCGAAGTGTGTCAAGAAGAACTACGCACTTTATGGACttcagcacacacagagagagacgtaaaAGCCGGTCAAGCTCGGTGTCGCCTGACCGGGGGGGGGAACATACATGCACTCAGCAAGCGGgcacaagagaaaagcgagaaacAAAGTGATGGAAAGAGCagaccccaccccctctccacttTGTGTTTTCACGCTCGCTCCCTTCTGCAACCCTATTTTCTCAGGCGGCAGAGCAGGtggcttgctgctgctggtagaGCGCTGTATTCCGGCTCAGTGCTCGATTCTTGGTCAGtcgctcctccagcacgtTGTCTATCTTCTTCTGAGCGACGCGTGAGATGTTGTTGCCGTTCGTGACCAGCGCCGCAAGTTGCGCGTTCCGTAGCACCGCACCAATGAGCTGCGAggccccctcctcgccgatCTCGTTGCAGGAAAGGTCGACGACGGAAATGGAGATGCTGTCGGCGATACTCTGTGCGAGGCGCACCGCAGCCTCATCGTCAAGGGCGTTGTCGCTAAGGTTGATTTCCTTAAGGGAGATGGACATGCTGAGCAACCTAGCAATCTGCACACCTCCGCTAGCGGTCAGCCCGCACGAGCTCAAGTCCAAGTGCCCCAGAGCGCTGCGCTGATGAGAAGCGAGAACGTGCGTGAGCTCGTTCGCCCCCGCATGGCCGACCTCGTTTCCTGATAGCGACAGCATGCGGAGGGTGGTATTCTTGGCAAGACCCTGCTGCGCAATCGTCTTCACACCACGCGTCGTGAGCGTGTTAAGGCGAATATCGAGTTCCTCGAGGATGTAGTTGGCATTCAGCATGGCAGCAATGGCGCTAGCGGCCTCATCCGTGGCGTGGTTGTTCCCCAATGTCAACCGCTTGAGCTCCTTGTTCGTCTTAACAGCATCACAGATCATAGTCACGCCAGTTGCACCAAGATAGTTgccgtgcagctgcagcacctgcagcgccgatGCAGGATTGCGGAGGGCACCGGCAATGTACTCGGCACCACTCGCGCCCAGCTCGTTCACGGAGAGATCCAGCGAGGACAAGTATGTGTTGCTCTCCAGCACTTTTGCAACGAGCGCCGCCCCCTCAGGGCCAAGTCTGTTAGAGGCCAAGCCGAGGCGCGTCAGCGACGTCGACAAGGAAACGGAGCGCAGTAAGCGATGCGCGTCGCTTGCGGATAGGCGATTGCCGCGGATATCGAGAATGTGTAGGCTGTTGGAGAGGTTCACCACCTCAGCCAGCCCGTCGCACCCCTCCTTCCCGATGTCGTTGTAGCAGATGAACACCTTGGTCACAGGCGAGGATTCGAGGCAGGAGGCAATCCTCAGCGCCCCTGTAGGCCCCAACTGGTTGTCCATAAAGTCAACGGCGCGGATAGGGGCGTCGGTCTTGCGATCCGCCAGTGCGAGACAAATGCTGTCGAGCTGCGGCTTCGAGATCTGCCGCCACGGAATCTGCATGCAACAGTGGTCATCGCTaacactgctgctgacgacggcgaaggaggtgcgcaACTTGGCGCCAGCAGGAGCCGAAACAGCGCCAGGAATGGCGCGGTCGGCAGAGGGCAATATGCCCGAGGAGGCTTGCGTTGACTGCGCCGACATGCGAAGGGAGATGACGAGAAGGTACAAGCACCAACTTGCGTGAATATGTACGTAACTGCCCTCAATCAGTGACGCCCCTCTCCAAGTGATTGGTACACTGCTTGCGGTGATGAAACTCGCAACGAGCGATCGATGTGTGGGTATCACAAACGTCTGTGGCCTTAAACGTGCTCTGCTGAGCTGAGGGACAACCGAGTGTGTAGAAGGGGACGAGAAGGgtaggaaggaggaggagtggaaAGACAAGTGACGAGCAGTGAAGTCGCTCGATTAGCCCCAGCTAGTACTCAAGCTTTGACCACGTGATGCATGGAGACAGAAGGTGCGCTGAGATACCGCGCTCATGGGCAGTCCGTGTACCAGAATCGGCGCCACTAGTGAGGaaacgagggaagagggacagGACGGGGGGAGAAGGTCTGCCTGTGACGCCTGCAGGGGTCATGAATACGTCAGTCTGAATATTTCCTGCGCGGAGGGAAAAACAGAGGTCaacgagggagaagaaaatgtatacatacatacacacacacacacacgcacacacagagatagagagagaaatacGTGCGCATATGCATGACGGACAATGGAGTAAGAAGAGTGACGAGAAAAGGGTACACAACCAGTTGACAACGGCGCTGATGCCCAGAGGCGCACACTGCAGCTTCTGTACGTGCCGA is a window from the Leishmania panamensis strain MHOM/PA/94/PSC-1 chromosome 26 sequence genome containing:
- a CDS encoding DNA polymerase sigma-like protein (TriTrypDB/GeneDB-style sysID: LpmP.26.0490); translated protein: MPAALKKPHASARGSRSATPHGRHARTRHHEKIEKESANTTKKPSPHTTSRGIERVTGGHHSQLAHHQQSEEEHSSRTHSTPLSQARSHHGRRRRRDSDCRVDDEDGDCSSLPDARHPRMETSPVLVAVASNPFHVLASLPRFSSEVFKSLLPPSSVATCILALDAKLIELLYCLSPTSEERQTKLRVIDDVRTTIQQSGMDIEIYGSLYTGLTIPASDVDCVLMRSGNEQIASAMREDLLCAMSSIASAATGLASQRQVRGSLSVALRTVADRMRRSQKFTHITWIGHARVPIVKCRHRRDDVKVDMSFEKGGCVSSNYLCNLFCKPGNEMARPLIVLVKALVNNCGLDDPSIGGLGSFPISLLVLWYLQHCVRSRFSVELQRSIGVLLTGFLKYYGTEFDFRHLGIDYVQQKTFTKPPADDLYIVNPIHPATNCARAATLFATRVVPLFQQASAAFLGLLDAKAPPTKMESLLLHYFAKAALNVSSWREVSRRAAREPHLQQNMWDAETNMYVGGVL
- a CDS encoding hypothetical protein (TriTrypDB/GeneDB-style sysID: LpmP.26.0500), with the translated sequence MQIPWRQISKPQLDSICLALADRKTDAPIRAVDFMDNQLGPTGALRIASCLESSPVTKVFICYNDIGKEGCDGLAEVVNLSNSLHILDIRGNRLSASDAHRLLRSVSLSTSLTRLGLASNRLGPEGAALVAKVLESNTYLSSLDLSVNELGASGAEYIAGALRNPASALQVLQLHGNYLGATGVTMICDAVKTNKELKRLTLGNNHATDEAASAIAAMLNANYILEELDIRLNTLTTRGVKTIAQQGLAKNTTLRMLSLSGNEVGHAGANELTHVLASHQRSALGHLDLSSCGLTASGGVQIARLLSMSISLKEINLSDNALDDEAAVRLAQSIADSISISVVDLSCNEIGEEGASQLIGAVLRNAQLAALVTNGNNISRVAQKKIDNVLEERLTKNRALSRNTALYQQQQATCSAA